The genomic DNA GAGGACCACCATCCAACCCCAGGGCCGGAACACCTTGGCGTCACCCATCTTCGAGGGCTCGACACGCAGGCCATGCACGGCCCGGTACTTGCCGGTTTTCTCCGGGCGCCCATCCTCTGGCTTCCAGTACCGCACCTCCGCGGATGCCTCGTCGTCGATGCACTTCACGACACGGGTGACGTTGAGGATGAAGTACCCCTCGGGGTGACCTTCAACAGCCACGGGGATGAGCTGCACATCGTTGGGCGCGAGTTCGGCCAGAAGCATGGCCACCTTCGCATGAACGACGGGAGTGACCCCGACTCCCGCCAGGGAGAAATCCAGCGGCCTGCCCTGCCGGTCGATGGGGATCTTGAGACGCCCTTCAACGGAAACAGGAACTCCTTTCCGGAACATCCAGGGGTTGTCCACCTCCTGGCCTGATGGCCCGACAGGGTCGCCCAACTCCCAGCGCTCGGGGATGGATACATCATCGAACAGGTCGAAGTACCGCACCGGCATGGAAGGCACCTGGCGTCATGGAGTTCGAGTGACCAGCTTGTTGAGGCGAGAACCCTCAGCGGCGATGTCCTGCGCCAGCTGCTTGAGTTCCGCAGTGAGCGCCTCACGACACTGCCTCATGCCGCTACAGTCTTCCACCGCATCGTTCAACCGTCGGTAGACCTCCTGATGGTACTCCTCGGGATGGGGACCCTTGTGTCCCTTGACGCGCACCTTGTTGGCGGTGTCGTCCAGTGACATACCTGCCCGGTCGAAGAGCCTCTTGAATCTGGGAGTCCATGGACCGCCGCTGTGAGTGGCTTCGGTCCACTTGTCGGTGGCGATGTGGTGCTCAGGCCCATCCGCATCCACTGGACTGGAAACCGCGCCGCGCACGATCTGGGCCGTCGAGGCGACCGCATTAGGAGCGAGGGCAATGGTGACCGCGTCAGCGGTCACGGTCACGGCTTCCACCTGCGCTACTTCCGTCAGGTGGATTCCCGCTTGTGCCCCCGCCACCACTGACGCCTGTGCCGAGCCTGGCAGTGTGGGCACCTTGGCCGAAAAACTGGAGGCCGTCTGGCCAATGGCCGCGGTGAGCAGCAGGGCGAACGCTCGCGCCGCGTTCTTCCCCATCACCTTGCCGTACCTCTCGCCGGCCACTCGGAGTTCCGAGAAGGACGTGGCGAGGTCCGCGACCTCCACCAGCCGCCTCCAGCCTTGGATGAGCGTCCAGAACGTGTCCACCCCGACGTAGCAGATGAAACTGGCCGTCACGACGCTCGCCAGCCCCTTGGAGAACACGGGTTCCGGAGCCATCCACATCGCGGCGTAGAGGGTCATTGTCCAAAGAATGGACGCCTTGATGACCTCGGGATCGGCCATGTCCTTGAATGCTTCCATCATCTCGGGGAGGACTGCGTCGAGAGCGAAGGACATGGCGAGGGCGTAGCGGCCATCCCCGGTGAGGACAGGGCTCTCCAGCAGCGCCCTGCGGCAATCTCCCGGCTTCCGAATGGCCGCGCAGAACCGCAGGTATTCCTGGGTCACGCGTATATCCACCCCGGCCCACTGCGAAGCCTGATGCGGCCCGTCCAGGGGAACGACACCTTGGCGCTGGGTGTACCCGTACCAGCCACTGCGCGGTGGAACGTTGAACAACTCCCGCGCGGCCCTCTCGGGATTGGAGGAGGGACTCGTCCGCCGGACCTCCTTTACGATGGCCTCCGAGAACTCATCCGCACCCAATTCCACCGGCTTGGTTTCGTCTGTACGGGGGATATGGATGATGGATTGGTCCTGGCCCAGGTCGACGCGCACGACGCGCGTGGCACCACACGCTGACAGCAAAGCCAACAGCAGGAGCGCACCAGTCAACCGAGGTGCCATGAGACGCCCTCCAGATCCATGAGGGCGCCAGCCTACAGGATGGTCTCCCCTGAGACGATGACGCCCCAGGTCCCATCCACAGCTCAGTAGGACAGACCATGCTTGGCGGCCTTGGCCTTCACGCCGCGCATGACGTTGGCGTCGAACGCGTCTTCCTTCTCCGCCACGTTCTTCGCGCGCCAGGTGTCGCGCGCCGCCGCGAGCGAGGCCGCCTTCTCCTCCAGCGCCTTGCGCTCCTGGGCCAGCTGCTTCACCTTCGCCTCCCGCTCCTTCGCGTCCAGCGCGCGCAGCTCCGGCGGCAGCTCGTCGTCCTTCACGCTCGCGAGGGCCTCG from Melittangium boletus DSM 14713 includes the following:
- a CDS encoding imm11 family protein, which encodes MPVRYFDLFDDVSIPERWELGDPVGPSGQEVDNPWMFRKGVPVSVEGRLKIPIDRQGRPLDFSLAGVGVTPVVHAKVAMLLAELAPNDVQLIPVAVEGHPEGYFILNVTRVVKCIDDEASAEVRYWKPEDGRPEKTGKYRAVHGLRVEPSKMGDAKVFRPWGWMVVLLVSEEIKKALERIGTSGVKFKDV
- a CDS encoding AHH domain-containing protein, translated to MAPRLTGALLLLALLSACGATRVVRVDLGQDQSIIHIPRTDETKPVELGADEFSEAIVKEVRRTSPSSNPERAARELFNVPPRSGWYGYTQRQGVVPLDGPHQASQWAGVDIRVTQEYLRFCAAIRKPGDCRRALLESPVLTGDGRYALAMSFALDAVLPEMMEAFKDMADPEVIKASILWTMTLYAAMWMAPEPVFSKGLASVVTASFICYVGVDTFWTLIQGWRRLVEVADLATSFSELRVAGERYGKVMGKNAARAFALLLTAAIGQTASSFSAKVPTLPGSAQASVVAGAQAGIHLTEVAQVEAVTVTADAVTIALAPNAVASTAQIVRGAVSSPVDADGPEHHIATDKWTEATHSGGPWTPRFKRLFDRAGMSLDDTANKVRVKGHKGPHPEEYHQEVYRRLNDAVEDCSGMRQCREALTAELKQLAQDIAAEGSRLNKLVTRTP